One region of Permianibacter fluminis genomic DNA includes:
- a CDS encoding acylneuraminate cytidylyltransferase family protein, whose protein sequence is MIEGRRVLAVVPARGGSKRLPGKNIKLLAGKPLISWTIDAALRSSYIDMIVISSDSDEILDVAARYDGVRLHKRSELLASDTAKTVDVVLDVISSLAENGHLFDDVVILQPTSPLRSHTHIDESLEKKIREKCDGVVSVCEVEHNPLWANTLPENLCMEGFIRDDVIGKRSQDLPVYYRINGAIYAFSVMKIAGSREIFFNDKVFAYVMSRDSSVDIDVIFDFKLAETLISFR, encoded by the coding sequence GTGATCGAAGGTAGGCGTGTATTGGCAGTTGTCCCAGCGAGAGGTGGGAGCAAACGCTTGCCAGGAAAAAATATCAAACTTCTGGCTGGGAAGCCTTTGATCAGCTGGACAATCGATGCCGCACTCAGGTCGAGTTACATTGACATGATCGTGATTAGTTCAGACAGTGATGAGATTCTTGATGTGGCCGCTAGATACGACGGCGTCCGTCTGCACAAACGTTCCGAGTTACTTGCAAGTGATACTGCAAAAACAGTTGATGTCGTCCTCGATGTGATTTCATCGCTTGCAGAAAACGGCCACCTATTTGACGATGTTGTTATCCTGCAGCCCACATCACCACTACGAAGTCATACGCACATCGATGAATCTCTGGAGAAAAAAATCAGAGAAAAATGCGATGGAGTCGTGTCGGTTTGTGAGGTTGAACACAACCCTCTGTGGGCTAACACCTTGCCAGAAAATCTATGCATGGAAGGGTTCATTCGGGATGATGTGATAGGTAAGAGAAGTCAGGATTTGCCTGTTTATTATCGCATTAATGGTGCCATCTATGCTTTCAGTGTCATGAAGATTGCAGGCAGTCGCGAGATCTTCTTTAACGACAAGGTTTTTGCTTACGTTATGAGTCGGGATAGTTCTGTTGATATTGACGTAATCTTTGATTTTAAACTGGCTGAAACCCTGATCTCCTTTCGGTGA
- a CDS encoding O-antigen ligase family protein, translating to MELLARPDLNRMKGGAGAIVFLTAFFLQQYAIDTPVTPIRPYMLVTLLALIVACFHVISGSKLVFRLVPLDYCVFVFYFFLLFTSLYAANTKLAVQMFFGVILLLAAYGGIRYFLMRFDSDAFYRCFALIAKFYFVSSFLLYLMGIFSSLYLERPTVLLGESEAYALSWGVYFEGGVIPRLRGVTDSPNNFAMYALVLIPIWFFGSEPPRLHFKILAVASVALTLSVSAYIAIALMIATFVFWRFRISSGHISQRFAALIVAGAVTLLASVVLLAAFDGEAKEFINNMIGTRLEHAATGSGRFELWQYCMNIISEGPLWGFGLNQERVLLAPLRNLQSVHNNIIGAYFSGGAMALFLYLVLLIQLAWTFVSKVLPYRERVWLSLCWISLFVFSNVNETLFADSFFFSLAIFSSTVNVFCRCEGDEGGGEVSL from the coding sequence ATGGAGTTGCTTGCGCGGCCTGATTTAAACCGAATGAAAGGCGGAGCAGGCGCAATTGTGTTTCTGACTGCGTTTTTCCTTCAGCAGTACGCAATCGACACCCCTGTAACACCGATCAGGCCTTATATGCTGGTTACGCTATTGGCATTGATTGTGGCCTGCTTTCATGTCATCTCTGGCAGTAAACTGGTTTTCAGGCTAGTTCCGTTGGACTATTGTGTCTTTGTCTTTTACTTTTTTTTGCTCTTTACCTCTTTGTATGCTGCTAATACGAAACTCGCCGTTCAGATGTTTTTTGGAGTAATTCTCCTGCTTGCGGCATACGGCGGCATTCGTTATTTTTTGATGCGTTTTGACTCCGATGCGTTTTACCGATGCTTTGCTCTGATCGCAAAATTTTACTTTGTTTCCTCCTTTCTGCTTTATTTGATGGGAATTTTTAGCTCGCTATACCTTGAGCGTCCAACCGTATTGCTTGGTGAATCCGAGGCTTACGCATTGTCGTGGGGCGTATATTTTGAGGGGGGGGTTATCCCCCGGTTAAGAGGCGTTACCGATAGCCCAAACAATTTTGCAATGTATGCATTGGTTCTGATTCCGATATGGTTCTTCGGTAGCGAGCCACCTCGTTTGCATTTCAAGATTCTTGCGGTTGCGTCTGTCGCTTTGACGCTGTCAGTATCTGCGTATATTGCTATTGCCCTAATGATTGCGACCTTCGTCTTTTGGAGGTTCCGGATTTCTTCAGGCCATATCAGTCAGCGTTTCGCCGCGCTTATCGTGGCTGGTGCCGTTACTCTCCTTGCGTCTGTAGTCTTACTCGCGGCATTTGATGGGGAGGCAAAAGAATTCATTAATAATATGATTGGCACCCGTCTGGAGCACGCTGCAACGGGTAGTGGTAGATTCGAGCTTTGGCAGTATTGCATGAATATCATCTCCGAAGGCCCCCTGTGGGGGTTTGGGCTTAATCAAGAGAGGGTTTTGCTTGCGCCACTACGTAATCTGCAGAGTGTGCACAATAATATTATTGGTGCGTATTTTTCCGGCGGAGCCATGGCTCTGTTCTTGTACTTGGTCCTGCTAATTCAGTTGGCTTGGACGTTTGTTTCAAAGGTCCTGCCTTACAGGGAACGAGTTTGGCTTTCGCTTTGCTGGATTTCACTGTTCGTTTTCTCTAACGTGAATGAAACACTTTTTGCGGATTCATTCTTTTTCTCTTTGGCCATTTTCTCCAGCACGGTTAATGTTTTTTGCCGATGTGAGGGGGATGAGGGTGGTGGGGAGGTTTCGTTGTAA
- a CDS encoding Rossmann-fold NAD(P)-binding domain-containing protein: protein MSTKKNVALVGAGQIGRRHLQSLFNLESEISIDVIDPASHSLEMAKVDFDSLSSERMVRFFQSIQEIDEQYDFAIFATGAAVRLATFRDFSERSLAKAILFEKVLFQSVAQINIANELLLKVSGRAWVNCPRRMYEVYRMLKQRIGHSDVIDMVVDGVGWGLACNSIHFIDLWSYLIGSTEYSLDVSDLIPKVFESKRPGYKEIFGVMQARSGSHSLKLSCSDAEHQPFALIRISTDALDIKISERDGVMAIMDKNGRELEKISFRTPYQSELTARFIEGVRHDGVSDLTRFEDSALLHKVFLEALLTHFQRYGDVSRDNDICPIT from the coding sequence ATGTCGACAAAAAAAAATGTGGCTTTGGTTGGGGCTGGTCAGATAGGGCGACGGCATTTGCAGTCGCTTTTCAATTTAGAAAGCGAAATTTCTATTGATGTCATAGATCCAGCCAGCCATTCGCTTGAGATGGCAAAGGTGGATTTCGATAGTCTTAGCTCTGAAAGAATGGTGCGATTTTTTCAGTCCATCCAGGAGATTGACGAGCAGTACGATTTTGCGATATTCGCTACTGGCGCTGCGGTAAGGTTGGCGACCTTTCGAGATTTTTCTGAACGTAGCTTGGCCAAGGCCATTCTTTTTGAAAAGGTTCTGTTTCAGTCAGTGGCCCAGATCAACATTGCAAACGAGTTGCTATTGAAAGTATCTGGTAGGGCGTGGGTGAACTGTCCTCGTCGCATGTATGAAGTCTATCGCATGTTGAAGCAGCGAATTGGTCACTCTGATGTGATTGATATGGTGGTTGATGGTGTCGGCTGGGGTTTGGCATGTAATTCGATTCATTTTATTGACCTTTGGTCATATTTGATAGGGTCGACTGAGTACTCTCTAGACGTTTCTGATCTTATTCCTAAGGTCTTTGAAAGTAAGCGTCCGGGATACAAAGAGATATTTGGTGTTATGCAAGCCAGGTCTGGCAGCCACTCTCTTAAGCTTAGTTGCTCAGATGCAGAACATCAGCCGTTTGCATTAATTCGAATCTCTACGGATGCCTTGGATATCAAGATTTCCGAAAGAGATGGCGTTATGGCGATAATGGATAAAAATGGCAGAGAGCTAGAAAAAATATCATTTCGTACCCCTTATCAAAGCGAGCTTACGGCCCGCTTTATTGAGGGGGTTCGACACGATGGAGTTTCTGACTTAACCCGATTCGAGGATTCCGCATTGCTGCACAAAGTATTTTTGGAGGCGCTTTTGACCCATTTTCAGAGATACGGAGATGTCTCAAGGGATAACGACATTTGTCCCATAACTTGA
- a CDS encoding polysaccharide biosynthesis/export family protein: MIGVDANITLGELHSIRVFVLGDAYRPGSYTVSALSTVTNALFVSGGVQTIGSLRNIEIKRSGKLIGRFDLYDLLLKGDTSGDLRLQQGDVIFIPPVANRVGIDGQIRRPALYEIKPGETVSELVAMAGGMTADAYAQSTVLERIDAKKLRSIKTIDLTQHNSAATRLQDGDKLTVASVAEQVEESVELVGAVTRPGKYQWYDGIRVSDLLRSRASDLQVDVDLDYAVVAREKNSRRDITVLQFSLDGVLNQIGSKDDLVLQRRDRVLVFSKQMNDVLGPGQSASAMGASLGGYTNNSNISNQPSNQLNNQPFGAQASQQGAVPNQTTAQNQQSAQPALQPQPNSATPYSGNTQQQYVSQRYGSQNQNAGLYWPASRGGLNQTNSADTATRDNRRQTLLAPVLMKLRDQSRSGQALDTVEISGSVRFPGIYPMTEGFTLAHLLTAAGGLTEAAYTLAAEVTRVNLTNPNEATVDHIPLDLRQILDAHAASPALVSRDQVFIKQIPEWQEQLTVELRGEFVFPGRYTIRRGETLAQLIKRAGGFTQYAAPEGAVFTRDDLRKQESQRIAELQAQLQSQVAAASLSASAGTAPTRPGVDAEQATRAAGLLAQLEKTQAVGRLVIDLPLIVTSAEHDIQLESGDLLVVPPRRQTVSVVGEVQYSTSHVFADDLNYEDYIERSGGLAARADENRIYIVRANGQVSLPNSGGGWFGKKGVAMQPGDTIVVPLDTEYMSPLPLWTSVTQIIYQSAIAIAAISSL, translated from the coding sequence ATGATTGGCGTTGACGCCAACATCACACTCGGCGAGCTGCACAGCATTCGAGTGTTTGTTCTGGGGGATGCCTATCGCCCCGGCTCCTATACCGTCAGTGCGCTCTCCACTGTGACCAATGCCTTGTTTGTCAGCGGTGGCGTGCAAACCATTGGTTCTCTACGCAATATCGAAATCAAGCGCAGCGGCAAACTGATCGGCCGTTTTGATCTGTACGACCTGCTCTTGAAAGGCGACACCTCCGGCGATCTGCGATTGCAGCAGGGCGATGTGATCTTTATTCCACCGGTGGCCAACCGTGTGGGCATCGATGGCCAGATTCGCCGCCCGGCGCTGTATGAAATCAAGCCCGGCGAAACGGTGTCCGAGCTGGTGGCGATGGCGGGCGGCATGACCGCCGATGCCTATGCGCAATCCACCGTGCTCGAACGCATTGATGCCAAAAAGCTGCGCAGCATCAAAACCATTGATCTGACCCAGCACAATTCCGCCGCCACCCGTCTGCAAGATGGCGACAAGCTGACGGTTGCGTCGGTTGCCGAACAGGTGGAGGAGTCGGTGGAGCTGGTCGGCGCGGTTACCCGACCCGGTAAATATCAATGGTATGACGGCATCCGGGTGAGTGATTTGCTGCGGTCACGCGCGTCGGACCTGCAAGTCGATGTTGATCTGGACTACGCCGTTGTTGCCCGGGAAAAAAATTCACGCCGTGACATCACCGTACTGCAGTTCAGCCTCGACGGCGTGCTGAACCAGATTGGCAGCAAAGATGATCTGGTCCTGCAGCGTCGCGACCGCGTGCTGGTGTTCTCCAAACAAATGAATGATGTGCTCGGACCGGGCCAGTCGGCTTCTGCAATGGGCGCGTCGCTTGGCGGTTATACCAACAATTCCAATATATCCAATCAGCCGAGCAATCAGCTCAACAATCAGCCCTTTGGTGCGCAAGCATCGCAACAAGGTGCGGTACCAAATCAGACAACAGCACAAAATCAGCAGTCCGCCCAACCAGCACTGCAGCCGCAGCCCAACTCCGCCACGCCGTATTCAGGCAACACGCAGCAACAATACGTCAGCCAGCGCTATGGCAGCCAAAATCAAAACGCGGGCTTGTACTGGCCCGCGTCGCGTGGCGGTCTTAACCAGACGAATTCTGCCGACACGGCTACCAGAGATAACCGCCGGCAAACGTTGCTCGCCCCAGTGCTGATGAAGTTGCGTGACCAAAGCCGCTCGGGACAGGCGCTGGACACCGTGGAGATTAGCGGCAGTGTGCGCTTTCCCGGCATCTACCCGATGACTGAAGGCTTCACCTTGGCGCATCTGCTCACGGCTGCCGGCGGATTGACCGAAGCGGCCTACACGCTTGCGGCAGAAGTCACGCGAGTCAACCTAACCAACCCGAACGAAGCAACCGTAGACCATATTCCACTGGATTTACGCCAGATTCTTGATGCTCATGCCGCCAGCCCTGCATTGGTCAGTCGTGATCAAGTATTCATAAAGCAGATTCCCGAGTGGCAGGAACAGTTGACGGTTGAATTGCGCGGTGAGTTTGTATTTCCAGGCCGGTATACCATTCGGCGCGGCGAAACCCTTGCGCAACTGATAAAGCGTGCGGGTGGCTTCACTCAATATGCGGCTCCAGAAGGTGCGGTGTTTACGCGCGATGATCTGCGCAAGCAAGAGTCGCAGCGCATAGCGGAGCTTCAGGCGCAACTGCAAAGTCAGGTTGCTGCGGCATCGCTCTCTGCATCAGCAGGGACGGCACCAACAAGACCTGGTGTTGATGCGGAACAGGCGACACGCGCCGCAGGATTGCTGGCACAACTGGAAAAAACCCAGGCCGTCGGCCGTCTGGTCATTGACCTGCCGCTCATCGTGACCAGTGCGGAACATGACATTCAGCTCGAGTCTGGTGATCTGCTGGTGGTGCCGCCACGCCGTCAGACGGTATCCGTGGTTGGAGAAGTGCAGTACTCCACGTCCCATGTATTTGCTGACGACCTGAATTACGAAGACTACATCGAGCGTAGTGGGGGGCTTGCGGCTCGTGCCGATGAGAACCGCATTTATATTGTTCGTGCAAACGGTCAGGTTTCCCTACCTAACAGTGGCGGGGGTTGGTTTGGCAAGAAAGGTGTTGCCATGCAGCCCGGAGATACCATTGTGGTGCCGTTGGATACCGAATACATGTCACCGCTTCCACTGTGGACCTCTGTTACACAGATCATTTACCAGTCTGCAATTGCGATTGCTGCAATTAGTAGTCTGTAA
- a CDS encoding lipopolysaccharide biosynthesis protein, with the protein MRNFVRNKYVLIWLANMLFAAIPFLLVPFLSHHMSKEDFGTLSLIESSIQVLIPLMVFGSDGYLSTSFLNLEEEGRKRLVTACLFLTILSSMLVIVALTILKFLFLSEATLSSQNFYIFIGICFLQSVSAVAGARLIISGESHQYLLFRVAPALLGAILSCTIIVLWTPMLIARLLGLLAAGVLAVLLVIRVFSFERIKLQDLKPALKSAVTFGAGVVVHSWAGIVFFSIDRLLLGTFASRSDLAMYTVALQLGLIMSVLQSSFSQIWSPYVFRTLSERSLSASLMRMEFYAVGGILLAGFIVALAVKPYFWLFVPKDYQSAAGLSYLIIGGYTALGIYKVFVPYIYFEKRTKLLATITVSLCAINGVVSFSCIKLFGVTGAGVGTLISGVVFAGVVYLSARNMPCRKRAFIC; encoded by the coding sequence ATGAGAAATTTCGTCAGGAATAAATACGTCCTGATTTGGTTGGCGAACATGCTTTTCGCCGCAATTCCATTTTTGCTTGTGCCATTCCTGTCACACCATATGAGCAAGGAGGATTTCGGCACTCTTTCCTTGATTGAGTCATCCATTCAGGTATTAATTCCGCTAATGGTGTTTGGCTCTGATGGGTATCTCAGTACTTCATTTCTGAACTTGGAAGAGGAAGGCCGAAAGCGCCTTGTTACGGCCTGCTTGTTCTTGACCATTTTGTCTTCAATGCTTGTTATTGTTGCATTGACGATACTCAAATTTCTGTTTCTTTCAGAAGCGACGTTGTCGTCCCAAAATTTTTATATATTTATCGGAATTTGCTTTCTGCAGTCAGTCTCTGCAGTTGCCGGAGCGCGACTTATCATCTCTGGTGAAAGTCATCAGTACCTGCTGTTCCGAGTCGCTCCCGCGTTGCTTGGTGCAATTCTGAGTTGCACCATTATTGTGCTCTGGACTCCTATGCTCATTGCACGGCTACTAGGTTTGCTCGCGGCCGGGGTCCTTGCTGTGCTATTAGTCATTCGGGTTTTCTCTTTTGAGCGGATTAAACTGCAAGATCTGAAGCCTGCATTGAAGAGTGCCGTTACATTTGGTGCAGGTGTTGTTGTTCATTCTTGGGCTGGTATTGTTTTTTTCTCTATTGATCGGCTCTTGCTTGGCACCTTTGCGAGCCGATCAGACCTTGCAATGTATACGGTTGCCTTGCAGCTTGGACTGATAATGTCGGTATTGCAGTCAAGCTTTAGTCAGATATGGAGTCCGTATGTATTCAGAACGCTCTCCGAACGGTCACTGTCTGCATCGCTGATGCGAATGGAATTTTATGCTGTCGGAGGCATCTTGCTGGCTGGATTTATCGTTGCTCTTGCGGTGAAACCGTATTTCTGGCTGTTTGTTCCGAAAGACTATCAGTCCGCTGCCGGGTTGTCTTATTTGATCATAGGGGGCTACACCGCACTTGGCATCTACAAGGTTTTTGTCCCTTATATTTACTTTGAAAAAAGGACAAAGCTGCTTGCAACCATTACGGTATCCCTTTGTGCAATAAATGGGGTGGTTTCGTTCTCTTGTATTAAGCTATTTGGCGTTACCGGCGCGGGTGTCGGCACTCTTATCTCCGGTGTTGTTTTTGCCGGGGTCGTTTACCTATCAGCCAGAAATATGCCTTGTCGAAAAAGAGCGTTTATATGCTGA
- a CDS encoding Gfo/Idh/MocA family protein, with protein MILLVGCGPMAISYAQVLVEIGVEFVVVGRSARSAQVFKDAVGKAPISGGVELFLQNCRQRIDMAIVAVDVFSLASVCANLISCNVNKILVEKPGAYCLSELIQLNKLAEKAGAQVYVAYNRRFYASVQAAKRYILEDGGVSSFSFEVSEWGGRVSKVSNHPAVKENWFLANTSHVVDLAFYLGGQPKDIDCRTSGSLAWHPASSIFSGSGVSYSGALFSYSGNWVAPGRWCLEVLTSQRRLVFRPLETLKIQNIGSMDLIDDVFDDSMDKKFKPGLYLQVSKYIHGDLSSFPALSEHVKLATIYARMAGYETR; from the coding sequence GTGATTCTTTTGGTTGGTTGTGGGCCTATGGCCATCAGTTATGCCCAAGTTCTGGTTGAAATAGGTGTTGAATTTGTGGTTGTCGGACGCAGTGCTAGGTCTGCTCAGGTTTTTAAAGATGCAGTTGGTAAAGCCCCGATTTCTGGTGGCGTTGAGCTTTTTCTTCAGAACTGTCGTCAGCGAATTGATATGGCCATTGTGGCGGTTGATGTCTTTTCACTTGCTTCCGTTTGCGCAAATTTGATTTCCTGCAATGTAAACAAGATACTTGTTGAAAAGCCAGGTGCATACTGTTTAAGTGAGCTTATTCAGCTCAACAAATTGGCTGAAAAGGCAGGAGCTCAGGTATATGTTGCCTACAACAGGAGGTTCTATGCATCAGTACAGGCCGCAAAGAGATACATACTAGAAGATGGCGGTGTAAGCAGCTTCTCTTTTGAGGTGTCAGAATGGGGGGGGAGGGTTTCTAAGGTCAGTAACCACCCGGCCGTTAAAGAGAATTGGTTTCTTGCAAATACTTCTCATGTTGTTGATTTGGCTTTTTACTTGGGGGGGCAGCCTAAGGACATTGATTGTCGGACAAGTGGTAGCCTCGCATGGCATCCTGCTTCGTCAATTTTTTCTGGTAGTGGTGTCTCTTATTCTGGAGCTCTTTTTTCCTACTCAGGTAATTGGGTTGCGCCGGGTAGATGGTGCTTAGAGGTCCTCACTTCTCAGCGGCGACTTGTATTTCGCCCATTGGAAACGCTCAAGATTCAAAATATCGGTTCGATGGACCTGATTGATGATGTCTTTGATGATTCGATGGATAAGAAATTTAAGCCAGGCTTATATCTTCAAGTCTCGAAGTACATCCACGGAGACTTGTCCTCGTTCCCCGCTCTGTCAGAGCACGTAAAGCTTGCGACGATTTATGCAAGGATGGCGGGATATGAGACACGATAG
- a CDS encoding Wzz/FepE/Etk N-terminal domain-containing protein — translation MSTNVEKEIDISDLISRVWERKVPILTLTGILAIALMLVSLMLPNKYKSEAILASNQSSDAMASGLLAQFGGLAGIAGIDLGGPSTDPTVIALKTLESGEFLAQFIDKHSLKVALIASDGWDQSKGVWVIDPSIYDEKSGNWVRDVTFPKQKIPSDVEAVKEFRKLFSVTQDRKTSLITVSVITESPSISKAWVDALVSDANQYIRERAIAEANKSIEFLTKKVGETTVAEFQSAFSKLIEQQMKTSMLASVREDYAFKVVDPAFLPEEKYSPNRVFICLAGTFIGFFLSTFIVLLMGRRRNAISPSDGRADS, via the coding sequence ATGAGTACCAATGTCGAAAAAGAAATCGATATTTCGGACCTAATCAGTCGAGTTTGGGAAAGGAAAGTCCCGATACTCACTCTGACCGGAATTTTAGCCATCGCCCTGATGCTTGTGAGTTTAATGCTTCCCAACAAGTACAAGTCAGAGGCGATCCTTGCATCAAATCAGTCATCTGACGCCATGGCGAGCGGGTTGCTGGCGCAGTTTGGTGGTTTAGCCGGGATTGCAGGAATCGATCTTGGCGGTCCTTCTACGGACCCAACTGTTATTGCACTAAAGACATTGGAATCAGGTGAGTTTCTAGCACAGTTTATTGACAAGCATTCCCTTAAGGTCGCGCTTATTGCATCTGACGGATGGGATCAAAGCAAGGGGGTATGGGTTATAGATCCTTCTATATATGATGAAAAAAGTGGCAATTGGGTTCGTGATGTTACTTTTCCCAAGCAAAAAATTCCAAGTGACGTTGAGGCTGTGAAGGAGTTTAGAAAGCTATTTTCTGTTACGCAGGACAGAAAGACGTCCCTGATCACTGTTTCGGTAATAACTGAATCTCCCTCCATTTCTAAAGCATGGGTCGACGCTCTCGTAAGCGATGCGAATCAATACATTCGTGAACGTGCTATTGCTGAAGCAAATAAGAGCATTGAGTTTTTGACAAAAAAAGTAGGTGAAACAACGGTTGCCGAGTTTCAATCTGCTTTTTCAAAGCTGATTGAGCAGCAGATGAAAACCTCAATGCTTGCAAGCGTAAGAGAGGACTATGCATTTAAGGTGGTCGACCCCGCATTTTTGCCTGAGGAGAAATACAGCCCCAATCGAGTATTCATTTGTCTCGCCGGAACATTTATTGGCTTTTTTCTTTCAACGTTCATTGTCCTGTTGATGGGGAGAAGACGTAATGCAATTTCACCTAGTGACGGAAGAGCAGATAGTTGA
- a CDS encoding acyltransferase: MLRLILKVRRLILGMIFTAFAKLRLGSYKADLRCFGFTVLTKNTHLGRNVNFNGMKIRGGGRVLIGDNFHSGSGCEIITQNHNYNGEKIPYDDTYIVRDVVIESNVWLGNRVMVLPGVRIGEGAIIQAGSVVVKDIPPCAIAGGHPAAVFSSRDVDHYNRLKGQGRFH, encoded by the coding sequence ATGCTGAGATTAATTCTAAAAGTTAGAAGGCTGATTCTGGGAATGATATTTACTGCCTTCGCAAAGCTGAGGCTTGGAAGCTATAAAGCAGATCTACGCTGCTTTGGCTTTACGGTGCTCACAAAAAACACTCATTTGGGGCGAAACGTTAATTTCAATGGAATGAAGATACGTGGTGGCGGACGTGTCTTGATTGGTGATAATTTTCACTCCGGTTCCGGCTGTGAAATCATCACGCAGAATCACAACTACAATGGTGAAAAAATTCCTTACGACGATACCTATATCGTTCGAGACGTAGTTATTGAGTCCAATGTCTGGCTGGGTAATAGAGTAATGGTTCTGCCCGGTGTCAGAATTGGCGAGGGGGCTATTATCCAGGCGGGTAGTGTTGTCGTAAAGGACATACCGCCATGCGCCATAGCCGGTGGTCATCCGGCAGCCGTTTTTTCATCCAGAGATGTAGATCACTACAATCGGTTGAAGGGCCAAGGCAGGTTTCACTGA
- a CDS encoding glycosyltransferase family 2 protein codes for MIYRPKKISVLMPVYNEEEYIRQAIDDILSQQVGAQIELLVIDGNSMDSTSDIVSKIAEIDPRVKLLHNPHRTVPYALNAGIAAAEGEYIARVDAHASYPSNYLATLLQEMDRSDCDNVGCVIGTVPGGNSMDARSVAVCLASRFGVGNSAFRVGVNEPVFVDTVPFGFYKRHVFDRIGGFDVDLDRNQDDELNSRLLANGGRILLLPKPVITYVARDSYRKLSKMYYQYGLFKPLALVKSGHRPTMRQLVPSVFLIALLLGGIGAIFSNVATLGLLLLILLYVSGASLTWREAVKDRRLPCSAASWGCVLRSLFCMHISYGIGYLKGTFLLLAGRSPTGHVSVNR; via the coding sequence ATGATTTATCGTCCCAAAAAAATATCGGTTTTAATGCCTGTCTACAATGAAGAGGAATACATCAGGCAAGCAATTGATGACATCCTAAGCCAGCAGGTTGGCGCACAAATTGAGTTGCTTGTGATCGATGGCAATAGCATGGACAGCACCAGCGATATTGTCAGCAAGATCGCCGAAATTGACCCTCGCGTGAAGCTGCTGCATAACCCTCACCGCACAGTGCCGTACGCATTGAATGCCGGTATCGCCGCTGCAGAAGGCGAGTACATAGCGCGGGTAGATGCTCATGCAAGCTATCCCTCCAACTATCTTGCAACCTTGTTGCAGGAAATGGACCGCTCCGATTGCGATAACGTCGGTTGTGTTATTGGTACCGTGCCGGGTGGAAATAGCATGGATGCGAGGTCGGTTGCTGTCTGTCTTGCGTCCCGGTTCGGGGTCGGAAACTCAGCCTTTCGGGTAGGGGTGAATGAACCTGTTTTCGTTGATACTGTCCCTTTCGGCTTCTACAAGCGGCACGTGTTTGACCGAATTGGCGGGTTTGACGTAGACCTGGACAGAAATCAGGACGACGAATTGAACTCTCGATTGCTTGCCAACGGTGGCCGAATACTTCTGTTGCCCAAACCGGTCATCACCTACGTTGCCCGGGATTCCTACCGAAAATTGTCTAAGATGTACTATCAGTATGGCCTGTTCAAGCCGTTGGCACTGGTAAAAAGCGGGCATCGGCCAACTATGCGGCAATTGGTGCCGAGCGTTTTTCTCATTGCATTGCTATTGGGCGGTATCGGCGCCATTTTCAGTAACGTCGCTACTCTCGGGTTACTGTTGTTGATACTGCTTTATGTTTCGGGAGCCTCGCTCACGTGGCGCGAAGCGGTCAAAGATCGGCGTTTGCCGTGTAGTGCCGCTAGTTGGGGCTGCGTCCTGAGATCTCTGTTTTGCATGCATATTTCATATGGAATAGGCTATCTGAAAGGAACGTTCCTTCTTCTGGCAGGACGTTCGCCAACGGGCCATGTCTCCGTCAACCGGTAG